The following proteins are co-located in the Spinactinospora alkalitolerans genome:
- a CDS encoding helix-turn-helix domain-containing protein: MARRGVPGFRPRVLRAAREGAGLSVSELARRTGLNHAMVLRYEDGSAAPTPENLVLVAGALDADPRDFLEEGGLATLRAARGLSQQGVVAALRTPDLTVGAYQALESGRVRRLRHSDAVELAKVFQVSVETVVKAHEWDLAQSDARRAGRSAGQG, translated from the coding sequence ATGGCGAGGCGGGGTGTGCCGGGTTTCCGGCCTCGGGTGCTGCGGGCCGCACGGGAGGGGGCCGGGTTGTCGGTGTCGGAACTGGCGCGGCGCACCGGACTGAACCACGCGATGGTGCTGCGTTATGAGGACGGGAGCGCGGCGCCGACGCCGGAGAACCTCGTCCTGGTGGCCGGCGCGCTCGATGCGGACCCGCGCGACTTCCTGGAGGAGGGCGGGCTGGCCACGCTGCGGGCCGCGCGGGGGCTGTCGCAGCAGGGCGTCGTCGCCGCGCTTCGCACCCCTGACCTGACGGTCGGGGCCTATCAGGCCCTGGAGTCGGGCCGGGTGCGGCGGCTGCGCCACAGCGACGCCGTGGAGCTGGCCAAGGTATTCCAGGTGAGCGTGGAGACGGTGGTCAAGGCCCATGAGTGGGACCTGGCCCAGAGCGATGCGCGGCGGGCCGGGAGGTCTGCGGGTCAGGGGTGA